Proteins encoded together in one Aeromonas encheleia window:
- a CDS encoding cysteine hydrolase family protein, with protein MNKALLVIDFINDLAHPDGRIAASAAHVLEQDAITHANQALAHARAQGWLVILMKVGFDGGYRLQPKGSPMFGRAHQFGALSLADSGTDFHPELDVQPGDLVLTKPRVSPFYGTALEPALRANRIDHLYLCGVSTSWAIQAAARDGHDRDYTISILEDACAAADAIEHHGSLRMLGRIAEIIKVGQLS; from the coding sequence ATGAACAAGGCACTGCTGGTGATCGACTTTATCAACGATCTGGCCCACCCGGACGGGCGCATCGCCGCCTCGGCGGCCCATGTGCTGGAGCAGGATGCCATCACCCATGCCAATCAGGCGCTGGCCCATGCCCGCGCCCAGGGCTGGCTGGTGATCCTGATGAAGGTGGGCTTTGACGGAGGGTATCGGCTGCAGCCCAAGGGCTCCCCGATGTTTGGCCGGGCGCACCAGTTCGGCGCGCTGTCGCTGGCCGATAGCGGCACCGATTTTCATCCCGAGCTGGATGTGCAGCCCGGCGATCTGGTGCTGACCAAGCCCAGGGTCAGCCCCTTCTACGGCACCGCGCTGGAACCCGCCCTGCGGGCCAACCGGATTGATCATCTCTACCTGTGCGGGGTGAGCACCAGCTGGGCCATTCAGGCCGCCGCCCGGGATGGCCACGATCGGGACTACACCATCAGCATCCTGGAGGATGCCTGCGCCGCGGCAGATGCCATAGAGCACCACGGCTCGCTGCGGATGCTCGGCCGCATCGCCGAAATCATCAAGGTTGGCCAGCTGAGCTGA
- the miaB gene encoding tRNA (N6-isopentenyl adenosine(37)-C2)-methylthiotransferase MiaB, producing the protein MSKKLHIKTWGCQMNEYDSSKMADLLDASHGYQLTDEPAEADVLLLNTCSIREKAQEKVFHQLGRWKKLKLKKPGLVIGVGGCVASQEGASLRQRAPYVDIVFGPQTLHRLPAMIKQVQEGRGAQIDIAFPEIEKFDNLPEPRAEGPTAFVSIMEGCSKYCSFCVVPYTRGEEVSRPLDDVLYEIAQLAQQGVREVNLLGQNVNAYRGPTFDDQHCTFAELLRLVAAIDGIDRIRYTTSHPIEFTDDIIEVYKDTPEVVSFLHLPVQSGSDRILTMMKRPHTVLEYKSKIRRLRSVRPDITMSSDFIVGFPNETDEDFEATMKLIEEINYDMSFSFIYSPRPGTPAADLPDDVDMEVKKARLARLQNQINHQSMLIGRAMLGSVQRILVEGPSKMDPMQLSGRTENNRVVNFEGPHTLIGGFADVEITDVRPYSLRGLFIRGEDEMNLRIATAPSEILARRPDNVPDDLGVAAFRPH; encoded by the coding sequence ATGAGCAAGAAACTTCACATTAAAACCTGGGGCTGCCAGATGAACGAGTATGACTCGTCCAAGATGGCGGACCTGTTGGACGCCAGCCATGGTTATCAGCTGACCGATGAGCCCGCAGAGGCCGACGTCTTGCTGCTGAACACCTGTTCCATTCGTGAGAAGGCGCAGGAGAAGGTGTTCCACCAGCTCGGGCGCTGGAAGAAGCTCAAGTTGAAAAAGCCAGGCCTGGTGATAGGTGTGGGTGGCTGCGTCGCCTCTCAGGAAGGAGCTAGCCTGCGCCAGCGCGCCCCCTATGTGGACATCGTCTTCGGCCCGCAGACCCTGCATCGTCTGCCCGCCATGATCAAACAGGTCCAGGAAGGCCGGGGCGCCCAGATAGACATCGCCTTCCCCGAGATCGAGAAGTTCGACAACCTGCCAGAGCCGCGCGCCGAGGGCCCCACCGCCTTCGTCTCCATCATGGAAGGCTGCTCCAAGTACTGCTCCTTCTGCGTGGTGCCCTACACCCGCGGCGAGGAGGTGAGCCGCCCGCTGGACGACGTGCTCTACGAAATCGCCCAGCTCGCCCAGCAGGGCGTGCGCGAGGTGAACCTGCTCGGCCAGAACGTCAACGCCTACCGCGGCCCGACCTTCGATGACCAGCACTGCACCTTCGCCGAGCTGCTGCGACTGGTGGCCGCCATCGACGGCATCGACAGGATCCGCTACACCACCAGCCACCCCATCGAATTCACCGACGACATCATCGAGGTCTACAAGGACACGCCGGAAGTGGTCAGCTTCCTGCACCTGCCGGTGCAAAGTGGCTCCGACCGTATCCTGACCATGATGAAGCGTCCGCACACAGTGCTGGAGTACAAGTCCAAGATCCGCCGCCTGCGCAGCGTCCGTCCCGACATCACCATGAGCTCCGACTTCATCGTCGGCTTCCCGAACGAGACGGACGAAGACTTCGAGGCCACCATGAAGCTGATCGAGGAGATCAACTACGATATGAGCTTCAGCTTCATCTACAGCCCGCGCCCCGGCACCCCGGCCGCCGATCTGCCGGACGACGTCGACATGGAGGTGAAGAAGGCCCGCCTGGCCCGGCTGCAGAACCAGATAAATCACCAGTCGATGCTCATCGGTCGCGCCATGCTGGGCTCGGTGCAGCGCATCCTGGTGGAAGGGCCCTCCAAGATGGATCCCATGCAGCTCAGTGGCCGCACCGAGAACAACCGGGTGGTCAACTTCGAGGGCCCCCATACCCTGATCGGCGGCTTCGCCGACGTGGAGATCACCGACGTGCGGCCCTACTCCCTGCGCGGTCTCTTCATCCGTGGCGAGGACGAGATGAATCTGCGCATCGCCACCGCGCCGAGCGAGATCCTGGCGCGCCGGCCCGACAACGTGCCCGATGATCTGGGCGTCGCGGCCTTCAGACCCCACTAA
- a CDS encoding HAD-IA family hydrolase, producing the protein MSAQILRARALLLDMDGTLIHSTGEVETVWRLWCRRHQLAPEPLLAMCHGVRAREVLGALAPHLDLAVELALLDELEIRHTGAAEPIAGARTLLASLPAARWALVTSASQRVARHRLASAGLPLPRLLIGAEDVVRGKPDPEPYLLGASRLGLAPADCLVFEDAAAGIQSALQAGCQVVQIGGDKLLDSRVRARLRDWRQIRLSEDETGLQLHFPNRLLD; encoded by the coding sequence ATGAGCGCACAGATCTTGCGGGCCAGGGCGCTGCTGCTGGACATGGATGGCACCCTGATCCACTCCACCGGCGAGGTGGAAACCGTGTGGCGACTCTGGTGTCGTCGCCATCAGCTGGCGCCTGAACCCCTGTTGGCAATGTGCCATGGGGTGCGGGCGCGGGAGGTGCTCGGGGCCCTGGCGCCGCATCTGGACCTGGCGGTGGAGCTAGCCCTGCTCGACGAGTTGGAGATCCGCCACACGGGGGCGGCTGAGCCGATCGCCGGGGCCCGCACCCTGCTGGCGAGCCTGCCGGCCGCGCGCTGGGCACTGGTCACCTCGGCCAGTCAGCGGGTGGCGCGGCACCGGTTGGCCAGCGCCGGCTTGCCGCTGCCGAGGCTGTTGATTGGGGCCGAGGATGTGGTGCGGGGCAAGCCGGATCCCGAGCCCTATCTGCTTGGCGCGAGCCGGCTCGGCCTCGCCCCCGCCGATTGCCTGGTGTTTGAGGATGCGGCGGCGGGCATACAAAGCGCCCTGCAGGCTGGCTGCCAGGTGGTGCAGATCGGGGGCGATAAACTGCTCGATAGCCGGGTGAGGGCGCGGCTGCGAGACTGGCGGCAGATCCGGCTGAGCGAGGATGAGACCGGCCTGCAGCTCCATTTTCCGAACCGCCTGCTCGACTGA
- a CDS encoding FAD-dependent oxidoreductase — MQHCDIAIVGAGMVGAATACLLASQGLNVRVIETQLPAPFSPEQPLDLRVSAISQASVALLTQAGAWQGLQQMRLCPYRRLETWELDGFATRFDAADLGLPQLGYIIENRLVQLALLKRMEDFPNIQTHTPAAVTRLQQSADHATLLLDDGTELQARWVLACDGAESLTRRLAGIGVSRFEYRQHCMLINIDTDFEQEDITWQQFTPSGPRAFLPLPGRHGSLVWYDSPARIRALSAMSNEALAAEVRQHFPARLGGFQVTGKGSFPLVRRHANDYHAGRVLLLGDAAHTINPLAGQGVNLGFKDVACWVELLHKAGGDWHQLALAGRYERRRRPDNLLMQSGMDLFYGVFSNEIGPLRLARNLALTLADRAGPLKEMALRYALGLV, encoded by the coding sequence ATGCAACACTGTGATATCGCCATCGTCGGCGCCGGCATGGTCGGTGCCGCCACCGCCTGTCTGCTGGCGAGCCAGGGCCTCAACGTCCGGGTCATCGAGACCCAGCTGCCGGCACCGTTTTCCCCCGAGCAGCCGCTGGATCTGCGGGTCTCCGCCATCAGCCAGGCCTCGGTGGCCCTGCTGACCCAGGCCGGTGCCTGGCAAGGGCTGCAACAGATGCGGCTGTGCCCCTATCGCCGGCTGGAGACCTGGGAGCTGGACGGCTTCGCCACCCGCTTCGATGCCGCCGACCTCGGCCTGCCCCAGCTCGGCTACATCATCGAGAACCGTCTGGTACAGCTCGCCCTGCTGAAGCGAATGGAAGATTTTCCCAACATCCAGACCCATACCCCGGCGGCGGTGACGCGGCTGCAGCAGAGCGCCGACCACGCCACCCTGCTGCTCGACGATGGCACCGAGCTGCAGGCGCGCTGGGTGCTGGCCTGCGACGGCGCCGAGTCGCTCACCCGCCGTCTCGCCGGGATCGGGGTGTCGCGCTTCGAGTATCGCCAGCACTGCATGCTGATCAACATAGATACCGACTTCGAGCAGGAAGACATCACCTGGCAGCAGTTCACCCCGAGCGGCCCGCGCGCCTTCCTGCCGCTGCCGGGCCGGCACGGCTCCCTGGTGTGGTACGACAGCCCGGCCCGCATCCGGGCCCTGTCCGCCATGAGCAATGAGGCCCTGGCCGCCGAGGTGCGCCAGCACTTCCCGGCCCGGCTCGGCGGTTTCCAGGTGACCGGCAAGGGCAGCTTCCCGCTGGTGCGCCGCCATGCCAACGACTATCACGCCGGGCGGGTGCTGCTGCTCGGCGACGCCGCCCACACCATCAACCCGCTGGCGGGGCAGGGGGTCAACCTCGGCTTCAAGGATGTGGCCTGCTGGGTCGAGTTATTGCACAAGGCCGGCGGCGACTGGCACCAGCTCGCCCTGGCCGGGCGCTACGAGCGCCGGCGCCGTCCGGACAACCTGCTGATGCAGTCGGGGATGGATCTCTTCTACGGGGTGTTCAGCAACGAGATAGGGCCGCTCAGGCTCGCCCGCAATCTGGCGCTCACCCTGGCGGACAGGGCGGGCCCGCTCAAGGAGATGGCGCTACGCTACGCACTGGGGCTGGTATAA
- a CDS encoding PhoH family protein encodes MSRHISTLNLHLEPADNLRLASLCGPFDDNLKQLERRLGVEISYRDNHFQLLGKQAQVDAVAVILKHLYVETQPLKGGKVTDITPEMVHLSVQESRVLEQRELEQDDEAPGQPHGKEVTVKTKRGLIKPRSPNQAQYIANIVRHDISFGIGPAGTGKTYLAVAAAVDALERQEIRRILLTRPAVEAGEKLGFLPGDLSQKVDPYLRPLYDALFEMLGFERVEKLIERNIIEVAPLAYMRGRTLNDAFIILDEAQNTTTEQMKMFLTRIGFNSKAVVTGDITQVDLPRSTKSGLRHALEVLQGVDGLSFNFFESKDVVRHPVVARIVQAYEAFDAAQAESLPAKSNKTNSREESAQ; translated from the coding sequence TTGAGCCGACACATCTCGACCCTGAACCTGCACCTGGAGCCCGCCGACAACCTGCGCCTCGCCAGCCTGTGCGGTCCCTTCGACGACAATCTCAAGCAGCTGGAGCGCCGTCTCGGCGTCGAGATCAGCTACCGTGACAACCACTTCCAGCTGCTCGGCAAGCAGGCCCAGGTGGACGCCGTCGCCGTCATCCTCAAGCACCTCTATGTGGAAACCCAGCCCCTCAAGGGCGGCAAGGTGACCGACATCACCCCCGAGATGGTGCACCTGTCGGTGCAGGAGTCTCGTGTATTGGAACAGAGAGAGTTGGAGCAGGATGACGAGGCGCCGGGCCAGCCCCATGGCAAGGAGGTGACGGTCAAGACCAAGCGCGGGCTCATCAAGCCCCGCAGCCCCAATCAGGCGCAGTACATCGCCAACATAGTGCGCCACGACATCAGCTTCGGCATAGGCCCGGCCGGTACCGGCAAGACCTATCTGGCCGTGGCCGCCGCGGTGGACGCCCTGGAGCGCCAGGAGATCCGCCGCATCCTGCTGACCCGCCCGGCGGTGGAGGCGGGGGAGAAGCTTGGCTTCTTGCCGGGGGATCTCTCCCAGAAGGTGGACCCCTACCTGCGTCCGCTCTACGACGCCCTGTTCGAGATGCTGGGCTTCGAGCGGGTGGAGAAGCTGATAGAGCGCAACATCATAGAAGTGGCACCGCTCGCCTATATGCGCGGAAGAACATTGAATGATGCCTTTATCATCCTCGACGAGGCCCAGAACACCACCACCGAGCAGATGAAGATGTTCCTGACCCGCATCGGCTTCAACTCCAAGGCGGTGGTGACCGGCGACATCACCCAGGTGGATCTGCCGCGCAGCACCAAGTCCGGCCTGCGCCACGCACTGGAGGTACTGCAGGGGGTCGATGGCCTGTCGTTCAACTTCTTCGAATCCAAAGACGTGGTGCGCCACCCGGTAGTAGCCCGCATAGTGCAAGCCTACGAGGCGTTCGACGCCGCGCAGGCCGAGTCCCTCCCGGCCAAGTCCAATAAAACCAATTCAAGAGAAGAGAGTGCCCAATGA
- a CDS encoding nitroreductase family protein, translating into MSSPFIEQIKVRRTIYALGDQVPHSPAKLTALIQDAVKHSPSSFNSQSSRAVILFGAEHHKLWDIVKAELKKIVPPEAYPQSEAKVDGSFRAGFGTVLFFEDRAVIEDLQQKFALYADNFPIWSEHATGIAQFAVWTALAQEGIGASLQHYNPLIDEAVRKEWDLPASWLLRAQMPFGSIKQPAGDKTFIDDDVRFRVFG; encoded by the coding sequence ATGAGCAGTCCGTTTATCGAACAGATCAAAGTACGTCGTACCATCTATGCCCTGGGTGACCAGGTTCCTCATTCACCGGCAAAGCTGACCGCCCTGATCCAGGATGCCGTCAAGCACAGCCCTTCATCCTTCAACTCCCAGAGCTCCCGTGCCGTCATCCTGTTTGGGGCCGAGCACCACAAGCTGTGGGACATCGTCAAGGCGGAACTGAAGAAGATAGTCCCGCCCGAAGCCTATCCCCAGAGCGAAGCCAAGGTGGATGGCAGCTTCCGTGCCGGTTTCGGCACAGTGCTGTTCTTCGAAGACAGGGCCGTCATTGAGGATCTGCAGCAAAAGTTTGCCCTCTATGCCGACAACTTCCCGATCTGGTCCGAGCATGCCACCGGCATCGCCCAGTTTGCGGTCTGGACCGCCCTGGCACAGGAGGGGATCGGCGCCTCCCTGCAGCACTACAACCCGCTGATCGACGAGGCCGTCCGCAAGGAGTGGGATCTGCCCGCCAGCTGGCTGCTGCGCGCCCAGATGCCCTTCGGCAGCATCAAGCAACCGGCCGGTGACAAGACCTTCATCGACGACGACGTCCGCTTCCGGGTCTTCGGCTAG
- a CDS encoding LysR family transcriptional regulator: MKFDLRQLQAFVMLAETANYREAAHRLFITQPALTKQIQGLELTLGTTLFNRGRHGAELTAIGAQLLTQASALVEHGKGFERHALALASGVAGRLKVGFGLSSFALAPSLVARFKQQAPDVMVHLQDMTSAIQHERLLSGQLQLGFMRRPEAPQLQEYRLLTDRLVLAVPTQMTRPDPARFDVEWALAHQPLLQMVGHRCPGLSQQIASFLGANRLTGMIQEAEDIQTLVALVAAGIGNAILPRSVSFIAGPDVTLYPLSGPYSEWEISLVWNPSFADPIRDRFLQLVRETHPEAITAP, from the coding sequence ATGAAATTCGACCTGAGGCAACTGCAGGCATTCGTGATGCTGGCCGAGACGGCCAACTACCGGGAGGCCGCCCACCGGCTGTTCATCACCCAGCCGGCGCTGACCAAGCAGATCCAGGGGCTGGAGCTGACGCTCGGCACCACCCTGTTCAACCGGGGCCGTCACGGCGCCGAGCTGACCGCCATCGGTGCCCAGCTGCTCACCCAGGCCAGCGCCCTGGTCGAGCACGGCAAGGGCTTCGAGCGCCATGCCCTGGCACTGGCGAGCGGCGTCGCCGGGCGGCTCAAGGTGGGCTTCGGGCTGTCGAGCTTCGCGCTGGCCCCCTCGCTGGTGGCCCGCTTCAAGCAGCAGGCCCCCGATGTGATGGTGCACCTGCAGGACATGACCTCGGCCATCCAGCACGAGCGGCTGCTGTCGGGGCAGTTGCAGCTCGGCTTCATGCGGCGGCCAGAGGCGCCCCAGCTGCAGGAGTACCGGCTGTTGACCGATCGGCTGGTGCTGGCCGTGCCGACCCAGATGACCAGGCCGGATCCTGCCCGCTTCGATGTGGAGTGGGCGCTGGCCCATCAGCCGCTGCTGCAGATGGTGGGCCATCGCTGCCCCGGCCTCAGCCAGCAGATCGCCAGCTTCCTCGGCGCCAACCGGCTGACCGGCATGATCCAGGAGGCGGAAGACATCCAGACCCTGGTGGCCCTGGTGGCCGCCGGGATAGGCAACGCCATACTACCGCGCAGCGTCAGCTTCATCGCCGGCCCGGACGTGACCCTCTACCCCCTGTCTGGCCCTTACTCGGAGTGGGAAATCAGCCTGGTGTGGAACCCCTCCTTCGCCGATCCCATCCGCGATCGCTTCCTGCAACTGGTCAGGGAGACCCACCCGGAGGCCATTACCGCCCCCTGA
- the ybeY gene encoding rRNA maturation RNase YbeY, with product MSVTLDLQLACADEQGLPTEAQLQGWLDGTLLGFQDEAEVTVRLVDEAESRELNLTYRGKDKPTNVLSFPFEAPPGMELPLLGDLVICRQVVEAEAAEQGKTLDAHWAHMVVHGSLHLLGYDHIEDEEAEEMEALERDIMQELGFPDPYLDDEVEA from the coding sequence ATGAGCGTGACCCTGGATCTGCAACTGGCCTGTGCTGACGAGCAAGGTCTGCCGACCGAAGCCCAGCTGCAAGGCTGGCTCGACGGCACCCTCCTCGGCTTTCAGGATGAAGCCGAGGTGACGGTACGGCTGGTGGACGAGGCGGAGAGCCGCGAGCTGAACCTCACCTACCGCGGCAAGGACAAGCCCACCAACGTGCTCTCCTTCCCGTTCGAAGCCCCTCCCGGCATGGAGCTGCCCCTGCTCGGCGATCTGGTGATCTGTCGCCAGGTGGTCGAGGCCGAGGCCGCAGAGCAGGGTAAAACCCTGGACGCGCACTGGGCTCACATGGTTGTGCACGGCAGTCTGCATCTGCTAGGTTATGACCATATCGAGGATGAGGAAGCCGAAGAGATGGAGGCGCTGGAGCGCGACATCATGCAGGAACTCGGCTTCCCCGACCCCTATCTTGACGATGAGGTCGAGGCCTGA
- a CDS encoding cold shock domain-containing protein has translation MGYQGRIASWNPQRGFGFIKPQQGGAEIFVHVSALHFDGRAPEVGERVSYQLGVGKDDKPCALQVYFPDRPLSLAQGAGPARERPSPARNESVSTASRSDRPAAPRPRLQPSYRRRGDWRGKLIPLLVLAGLFSIYSRFSAESVSPSSVSSFSQDEVSTAHSTPQAATFIRQCDGRQHCSQMSSCEEATWFLQHCPNTKMDGEGDGIPCEDQWCGH, from the coding sequence ATGGGTTATCAGGGCAGGATCGCGAGCTGGAACCCCCAGCGTGGCTTCGGGTTCATCAAACCGCAGCAGGGAGGGGCCGAGATCTTCGTGCATGTCTCCGCCCTGCACTTCGATGGCAGGGCCCCCGAGGTCGGGGAACGGGTCTCCTACCAGCTGGGGGTGGGCAAGGACGACAAGCCCTGTGCCCTGCAGGTGTACTTCCCCGATCGGCCCCTGTCGCTGGCGCAGGGAGCCGGCCCCGCCCGCGAACGGCCCTCGCCTGCGCGCAATGAATCCGTTAGCACGGCAAGCCGCTCTGATCGACCGGCGGCACCAAGGCCCCGCCTCCAGCCCTCCTATAGGCGCAGGGGTGACTGGCGTGGCAAGCTGATCCCCCTGCTGGTGCTGGCGGGGCTGTTTTCCATCTACTCCCGCTTCTCGGCCGAGTCGGTCTCACCCTCCTCAGTTTCCTCTTTCAGTCAGGATGAGGTGAGCACGGCCCATAGCACGCCACAGGCAGCCACTTTTATCCGTCAATGCGATGGCCGGCAGCATTGCTCCCAGATGAGCTCCTGCGAGGAGGCGACCTGGTTCCTGCAACATTGCCCAAACACCAAGATGGACGGGGAGGGCGATGGCATTCCCTGTGAAGATCAGTGGTGCGGTCATTGA
- the lnt gene encoding apolipoprotein N-acyltransferase, translated as MKSKLLTSLCAFACGALAVLAFSPFGYWPLVIPSLLGLYALLDKANPKQAAWRGFGYAMGLFLPGQWWIHVSMTEFGGIPLPAAFVLLAGLAAYLSLYPTLACWVFARFFSGRHWSRWLLAFPALWLVADWLRGWVMTGYPWLWFGYTQIDGPLKGFAPILGVQGITLALLLCTSALWLTWQSRKPAWLLLPVALVGAAQGLMQLNWVTRGEPVKVALVQGNIAQSLKWDPEALVPTVRTYQDLSRENQDADVIIWPESAIPAIEKEMGSYLESLDKAMKVNDTGLLAGIIHYDPVQQRFFNTVLGMGVQDLDGKESYHYEHKNRYSKYHLLPIGEYVPFEDWLRPIAPFFNLPMSSFSPGDAVQPNLIAKGLKFAAAICYEIIFPDEVRRNVQPDTDFLLTVSNDAWFGTSIGPWQHMEIARMRALELARPLLRDTNTGITIVTEIDGSIIAQIPQFEAGVLRTEVRPAHGSTPYLRFGSWPLYGLTALLLGLALALRPRAHPWARQL; from the coding sequence GTGAAATCGAAACTTCTGACAAGCCTATGTGCCTTTGCTTGTGGCGCACTCGCCGTGCTGGCCTTCTCCCCCTTCGGCTACTGGCCTCTGGTGATCCCCTCCCTGCTCGGGCTCTATGCCCTGCTGGACAAGGCCAACCCCAAACAGGCCGCCTGGCGCGGTTTTGGTTACGCCATGGGGCTCTTCCTGCCGGGTCAGTGGTGGATCCACGTCAGCATGACGGAATTCGGTGGCATACCGCTGCCGGCGGCCTTCGTGTTGCTGGCGGGGCTGGCGGCCTATCTGTCGCTCTACCCGACCCTGGCCTGCTGGGTCTTTGCCCGCTTCTTCAGCGGCCGCCACTGGAGCCGTTGGCTGCTCGCCTTCCCGGCGCTCTGGCTGGTGGCCGACTGGCTGCGGGGCTGGGTGATGACCGGCTACCCCTGGCTCTGGTTTGGTTATACCCAGATCGACGGCCCCCTCAAGGGCTTCGCCCCCATCCTCGGGGTGCAGGGCATCACGCTGGCGCTGCTGCTGTGCACCTCCGCGCTCTGGCTGACCTGGCAGAGCCGCAAGCCGGCCTGGCTGCTGTTGCCCGTCGCCCTGGTGGGTGCCGCCCAGGGGCTGATGCAACTCAACTGGGTGACCCGGGGTGAACCGGTCAAGGTGGCGCTGGTGCAGGGCAACATAGCCCAGTCCCTCAAGTGGGATCCGGAGGCCCTGGTGCCGACGGTGCGCACCTATCAGGATCTCAGCCGCGAGAACCAGGATGCCGACGTCATCATCTGGCCGGAGTCGGCGATCCCGGCCATCGAGAAGGAGATGGGCAGCTATCTGGAGAGCCTGGACAAGGCGATGAAGGTGAACGACACCGGCCTGCTGGCGGGCATCATCCATTACGATCCGGTGCAGCAGCGCTTCTTCAACACAGTGCTGGGCATGGGGGTACAGGATCTGGACGGCAAGGAGTCCTACCACTACGAGCATAAGAACCGCTACTCCAAGTATCACCTGCTGCCCATAGGGGAATATGTGCCGTTTGAAGATTGGCTGCGTCCCATCGCCCCCTTCTTCAACCTGCCCATGTCCTCCTTCAGCCCGGGGGATGCGGTGCAGCCGAACCTGATCGCCAAGGGGCTCAAGTTCGCCGCCGCCATCTGCTACGAGATCATCTTCCCGGACGAGGTGCGCCGCAACGTCCAGCCGGATACCGACTTCCTGCTGACGGTCTCCAACGATGCCTGGTTCGGCACCAGCATAGGCCCCTGGCAGCACATGGAGATAGCCCGCATGCGCGCCCTCGAACTGGCCCGTCCGCTGCTGCGCGACACCAACACCGGCATCACCATAGTCACCGAGATCGACGGCAGCATCATCGCCCAGATCCCGCAGTTCGAGGCCGGGGTGCTGCGCACCGAGGTGCGGCCGGCCCACGGCTCGACCCCCTATCTGCGCTTCGGCAGCTGGCCGCTGTACGGCCTGACCGCCCTGCTGCTCGGGCTGGCGCTGGCGCTGCGCCCCCGTGCCCACCCCTGGGCGCGCCAGCTCTGA
- the corC gene encoding CNNM family magnesium/cobalt transport protein CorC (CorC(YbeX) belongs to the Cyclin M Mg2+ Exporter (CNNM) family, and was characterized as belonging to a set of three proteins, at least one of which must be present for CorA to function.), whose protein sequence is MTDEHPSTGSPKKTWLDKLSQLFQGEPKDRNDLVDVIADAEERDLIDQDTKDMIEGVLEIAELRVRDIMIPRSQMVTIEKSQPVDQFLPVIIESGHSRFPVINEDKDHVEGILLAKDLLPFGFGGHHASEPLQLEQILRPTVIVPESKRVDRLLKEFREERYHMAIVVDEFGGVSGLVTIEDILELIVGEIDDEFDDIEDEQEEIRRISKRVFSVSALTEIEDFNDFFGTQFSDEEVDTVGGLVMHAFSHLPKKGEEIELDGYLFKVMHADRRRLQQLQVKIPENHAAAQPES, encoded by the coding sequence ATGACCGACGAACACCCTAGTACCGGCTCGCCGAAGAAAACCTGGCTCGACAAACTCAGCCAACTCTTCCAGGGCGAGCCAAAAGACCGTAACGATCTGGTGGACGTGATCGCCGATGCCGAGGAGCGAGACCTCATCGATCAGGACACCAAGGACATGATCGAAGGCGTGCTCGAAATAGCCGAGCTGCGCGTGCGCGACATCATGATCCCCCGCTCCCAGATGGTGACCATCGAGAAGTCCCAGCCGGTGGACCAGTTCCTGCCGGTCATCATCGAATCCGGCCACTCCCGCTTCCCGGTGATCAACGAAGACAAGGATCATGTGGAAGGCATTCTGCTCGCCAAGGATCTGCTGCCATTCGGCTTCGGCGGCCATCATGCCAGCGAGCCGCTGCAGCTCGAGCAGATCCTGCGCCCCACTGTGATAGTGCCGGAAAGCAAGCGGGTCGATCGGCTGCTCAAGGAGTTCCGCGAGGAGCGCTACCACATGGCCATAGTGGTGGACGAGTTCGGCGGGGTCTCGGGTCTGGTGACCATCGAGGACATATTGGAGCTCATCGTCGGCGAGATCGACGACGAATTTGACGACATAGAGGATGAACAGGAAGAGATCCGCCGCATCAGCAAGCGGGTCTTCTCGGTCAGCGCCCTCACCGAGATCGAAGACTTCAACGACTTCTTCGGCACCCAGTTCAGCGATGAAGAGGTGGACACGGTCGGCGGTCTGGTGATGCACGCCTTCAGCCACCTGCCGAAGAAGGGCGAGGAGATCGAGCTGGACGGTTACCTGTTCAAGGTCATGCATGCCGACCGCCGTCGCCTGCAGCAACTTCAGGTCAAGATCCCGGAGAATCATGCGGCTGCCCAGCCCGAGTCCTGA